In the genome of Bacillota bacterium, the window GGTATAAATTGAATGCCAATAAATATTGAAAATTTCCTCTTGCAAAAATTTCACATATGTTTTATAATATAAACGAAGGTCAAAGATAGTCAAAAACAGTAAGGGTGATGTAAGATGGCAAGGTTAAGCGATATAATTGAAGAGTTTATAAAAAGTATGATAGATGAGATGGACGGGGTTATTGAAATACAAAGGAATGAGCTGGCAAACTATTTTAATTGTGTGCCCTCCCAAATAAACTATGTTATAGATACCAGATTTACGAGCGAAAGAGGATACTATGTTGAAAGCAGAAGGGGAGGCGGCGGGCATATAAAGATAAAAAGAGTGAATTTTTCGACCCCTTCCAGTTACCTTATGCATATAATTAATTCTATGGGAGACGATATTACACAGCAATCGGCAGAAGTTTTTATAAAGAATTTTGTTGATTATGATATTATATCAAAAAGGGAAGCTTTGCTTCTTAAGGCTGCGACCAGTGATAAAGCTTTGAACCTTGTTCCTGTAAATGTCAGGGATAATTTAAGGGCAAGTATACTAAAAAATATGCTTATTAGTTTGATAGTATAACTACTGGTAATGTGATGATAATATAATTATTATTGTGATAGCTTATTAATAAAGGAAGTGATTTTAATGCAATGCCAAATTTGCAATAAAAGGGCTGCAACTGTTCATTTTACTCAAATAGTGAATAACCAGAAGGTGGAAATGTATCTTTGTGAAGAGTGTGCAAAAGAGCGAGGGGCTTATGGTTTTGAAATACCACTTAATGTTAGCAATTTTTTTGCAAGCTTTTTAGGCTTTAATAACAGTAAACCCTATGTACAACAGTTCCAAAGGGCAGTAAGCTGTAATAAGTGCGGTATGACTCTAGAAGAATTCCAGAGCACAGGAAAAGTTGGATGTAATAACTGTTATGAGACCTT includes:
- a CDS encoding CtsR family transcriptional regulator — its product is MARLSDIIEEFIKSMIDEMDGVIEIQRNELANYFNCVPSQINYVIDTRFTSERGYYVESRRGGGGHIKIKRVNFSTPSSYLMHIINSMGDDITQQSAEVFIKNFVDYDIISKREALLLKAATSDKALNLVPVNVRDNLRASILKNMLISLIV
- a CDS encoding UvrB/UvrC motif-containing protein gives rise to the protein MQCQICNKRAATVHFTQIVNNQKVEMYLCEECAKERGAYGFEIPLNVSNFFASFLGFNNSKPYVQQFQRAVSCNKCGMTLEEFQSTGKVGCNNCYETFGENLKPLIRRLHGSVEHNGKIPARLSKTMSITREIARLKELLNKAIEKEEYEKAAEIRDKIKSLEVGL